One region of Nycticebus coucang isolate mNycCou1 chromosome 10, mNycCou1.pri, whole genome shotgun sequence genomic DNA includes:
- the LOC128596392 gene encoding LOW QUALITY PROTEIN: zinc finger protein 215-like (The sequence of the model RefSeq protein was modified relative to this genomic sequence to represent the inferred CDS: inserted 1 base in 1 codon) has translation MPPSGGVWLATPVSFTRQDSDFGSSSPNRHQSVTERSPEQESLSQIHSARTLSSKTGVYRRRNRKLTQEPVTFKDVVVEFSEEEWGHLDPAVKNMYRDVMLENYKNLNSLHKAHLLAKPAEIPKLENKIKTWIMEEEIPRTTVFDMKTISETQDSVPERSTSKEDSSHGVTLTRLIESEHLPLDVWKSEDCLYRNQKKLDINLSPEAFINTTTYTEEGDFECSENKKSFDVNSVNSIYDLQQGIPIRKGXPKCEKFKTNLGFNSVDKPHSENDEWGNALNLSTDIIRHQKSHTIMNSYEYYQCGKAFSRRSFLIGHQVIHTGEKPCKFSECGKFFKRCINLIEHQKIHTKEKSLKDSKCERALSESEDKGKQPRFYPGDNFYECVDCGKSFNQSSSLIRPQMIHTGDKPFKCKECKQSFNRNSNLFRHQRRHTQKVLKKEVQDYFQ, from the exons ATGCCACCTAGTGGTGGTG TGTGGCTAGCAACGCCGGTCAGCTTCACGCGCCAGGACAGTGATTTCGGCAGCTCCTCTCCAAATCGGCACCAGAGCGTGACTGAACGGAGCCCTGAACAGGAGTCACTTTCACAGATACACTCTGCAAGGACTCTGTCCTCTAAAACGGGAGTGTACAGGAGGAGAAACAGGAAGCTGACTCAGGAACCAGTGACATTCAAAGATGTGGTTGTGGAATTCAGCGAAGAAGAGTGGGGGCATCTAGACCCTGCTGTAAAGAACATGTACAGggatgtgatgctggagaactATAAGAACCTGAATTCATTGCATAAAGCACATCTACTTGCCAAACCAGCTGAGATACCCAAGttggagaataaaataaaaacatggataATGGAGGAAGAAATTCCAAGAACAACTGTTTTTGACATGAAGACTATTTCAGAAACCCAAGATTCAGTTCCAGAGCGGAGTACTTCCAAGGAAGACTCATCCCATGGAGTGACTTTGACAAGGCTTATTGAAAGTGAACATCTTCCCTTAGATGTCTGGAAAAGTGAAGATTGTTTATataggaaccagaaaaaactggATATAAATTTGTCACCAGAAGCTTTTATTAATACAACAACCTACACTGAGGAGGGAGACTTTGAATGCAGTGAAAACAAGAAAAGCTTTGATGTTAACTCAGTTAACTCAATTTATGACTTACAACAAGGAATTCCTATAAGAAAGG TCCCAAAGTGTGAGAAGTTTAAAACTAACCTTGGATTTAATTCAGTAGATAAGCCGCATTCAGAGAATGATGAATGGGGGAATGCCTTGAACCTGAGTACAGATATTATTCGACACCAAAAAAGTCATACTATAATGAATTCCTATGAATATTATcagtgtggaaaagccttcagcaGGAGGTCATTCCTTATTGGACATCAGGTAATTCACACAGGGGAGAAACCCTGTAAGTTCAGTGAATGTGGGAAATTCTTCAAACGATGCATAAACCTTATTGAGCATCAGAAAATTCATACTAAAGAAAAGTCACTTAAAGACAGTAAATGTGAAAGAGCCCTCAGTGAGAGTGAAGACAAAGGTAAACAACCAAGATTTTATCCTGGAGATAATTTCTATGAATGTGTTGACTGTGGAAAGTCCTTCAACCAGAGCTCCTCCCTTATTCGACCTCAAATGATTCATACAGGAGATAAACCATTTAAATGTAAGGAATGTAAGCAATCTTTCAATAGGAATTCAAACCTTTTTAGACATCAAAGACGTCATACTCAAAAAGTTCTGAAAAAGGAAGTGCAGGATTATTTTCAGTAA